ctttgtgtgtgcgtgaaggAGAGAAGCCTCACCGTTGTCAGCTCTGTCCGTTCTCCTCGGCGTACGAGCGACAGCTGGAAGCACACATGCGCTCACACACGGGTGAGAAACCGTACAAGTGCGACCTCTGTCCGTTCCGCTGTAACGACCGGAGCAACCTGTCTCACCATCGCCGCCGCAGACACAAACTCCGCCCCCTGTCCAACGCAGCTTCGACACAGACCAAACAGGAACCGGTGATCATCTCAGATGACAAGCCTCGCCCTCTTTCTCGCCAGGCAGCCAATCAGGAGCAAGACAGCGGCGACGGGTTGCGTCCCAGTACACCGAATCAGGCTATGGAGGGTTACGAAAAGGAGGTCAAAGGTCGCGCTCTGACTCCGCCCTCACAAGACCCTACCGCAGACAGGCTCCTGAGCCTGGAGTCGTCCCCGGCGCAGCCCAATGCGCAGACGCTGTTCTTCTGCCCGCATTGCCAGATTTATTTCCTCGATAACGTGCTGTACACCGTGCATATGGGTTGCCATGGTTACGACCAGCCGTTTCAGTGTAACGTCTGCGGCGTGCACTGCAGCGACAAGTACGACTTCACGTGTCACTTCGCTCAGGGACAGCACCGCAAGTGACACCCGCGCACACGTCTGTCTcccagaaaaaacaaacatttttaggcatccaTATACACAGACACGCCCACTTTCTCTTCTATGGTCTTCAAGCCACACCCCCTCCCTGAgctgttctcaatatatttATTAGTTATCGTTTCAGGGACTCAAAGCCACACCCACCTTCAGTCGTACTCATTTAAGTTCTCTTCATGTAAAGACCACACCCTCTTTCTATTCTATGTAGTTTAAGCCACGCCCACAGAGAGCTCTTTCAATTATTTTAGTGACATGCCCACATCACTTTTTTATGGTATTTTAACACCACATCCACTCAAGCATTcatat
The DNA window shown above is from Clarias gariepinus isolate MV-2021 ecotype Netherlands chromosome 14, CGAR_prim_01v2, whole genome shotgun sequence and carries:
- the LOC128541403 gene encoding zinc finger protein Pegasus-like, which encodes MRIERTGLAARPGWTMNEMKSEPLDFVRDFQEYLDQQTHHVNALSSSVNGDKSDEELQAGECEIEHNAMDHLASIEVRLDTDGFERTRDGKFRCRFCNYASKGQARVIEHMRIHTGEKPHRCQLCPFSSAYERQLEAHMRSHTGEKPYKCDLCPFRCNDRSNLSHHRRRRHKLRPLSNAASTQTKQEPVIISDDKPRPLSRQAANQEQDSGDGLRPSTPNQAMEGYEKEVKGRALTPPSQDPTADRLLSLESSPAQPNAQTLFFCPHCQIYFLDNVLYTVHMGCHGYDQPFQCNVCGVHCSDKYDFTCHFAQGQHRK